Proteins from a single region of Polynucleobacter sp. KF022:
- the lptD gene encoding LPS assembly protein LptD, translated as MSHYRRRAGLCAPLFLHVTLRVMTGVTLVQFALPGHAQAPAPLPSNSQSGSNTVLLPDRGNVTVLKLDDQLRVGKPINDGQALTFTSSDTISGVVERDMHLIGRAQIRRNGAVMKADEITYNPDTDIADLNGNVELSKGNVTFKGPKGQFKVDVREGSMESPIYELRDNGGNGKAKKLTVQSADFFVFDKATYSTCTPENLDWYFTASTMEIDNEEKEMVGTHGVMRFFDVPIAYIPYFTAPTGGQRRSGILAPVAGYNSNNGLDITQPYYVNIAPNRDLLLLPRYMNHRGAMLGAQYRFLDTKYSGTVMGEYMPYDKKTGTDRWKYDWQQRQAFSGGLAPGGVPLPGSWTGYANMSRVSDNLYPTDFSQSIAGAITSQFRQEVGTTKGLTGSLSNWSVSARALTFQTLQPDPTNTVQAPYNILPNITASYNNRLTPAVADASGKYVTLPTGPATTFSTDYTRFAYNIGGNLAATAPGVYSQADRTVVKGALALPQVTPGYYITPKISFQSNTYNATPFVANGAPVAQGFTIPTFSLDSALAFERDAAELKGFFGRDMLLTMEPRAFYVYTPYQSQAQTPIFDTADAGFGVSQIFNENTFIGNDRIADNNAATLGLTSRMIEANTGAERANVTIAQKQQFTGQRVGLNGNIVNPTTYSDTLGSGSVRLLGNFSADLFGQYNTQLNRFVQTTVGGSWRPTQGRSLNFGYRNVWSPPVQASIQNNQAFVPSSTTTDQYNVSGQWPITREVSVLGRWGYDALSTKTLNSLVALEWTKDCWTFRSAYSQVLNTSQITTTSILFQIEFKGFGSAGSNPVDIMKLNVPGYMPTSKPIPPSIYENYQ; from the coding sequence ATGAGTCATTATCGCCGTCGCGCCGGCCTTTGCGCCCCTCTTTTTTTGCATGTAACCCTGCGCGTAATGACGGGGGTGACATTGGTTCAATTTGCCCTGCCGGGGCATGCTCAGGCCCCCGCTCCTTTGCCTTCAAATTCTCAGTCTGGCAGCAATACAGTTTTACTGCCAGATCGCGGTAATGTCACTGTCTTAAAGTTGGATGATCAGCTGAGAGTTGGAAAGCCGATTAATGATGGGCAGGCGCTGACCTTTACTTCGAGTGACACGATTTCAGGTGTTGTTGAGCGTGACATGCATTTAATAGGTCGTGCGCAAATCCGTCGTAATGGAGCGGTGATGAAGGCGGATGAAATTACCTATAACCCCGATACTGATATCGCTGATTTAAATGGGAATGTTGAGTTATCAAAAGGGAACGTTACTTTTAAAGGACCCAAGGGGCAATTTAAGGTAGATGTACGTGAAGGCTCAATGGAGTCACCAATATATGAATTACGCGATAACGGTGGCAATGGCAAGGCTAAAAAATTAACGGTACAAAGTGCTGATTTTTTTGTATTTGATAAAGCAACCTACTCTACGTGCACTCCAGAAAATCTAGATTGGTATTTCACAGCTAGCACTATGGAAATAGATAATGAAGAAAAGGAAATGGTTGGTACGCATGGGGTCATGCGCTTCTTCGATGTGCCAATAGCTTATATCCCTTACTTTACCGCTCCGACTGGTGGTCAACGCCGCTCTGGCATTCTTGCGCCAGTTGCTGGTTACAACTCAAATAATGGCCTGGATATTACGCAGCCTTATTACGTGAATATCGCGCCTAATCGTGACTTACTTTTGTTGCCTCGCTATATGAATCACCGGGGTGCAATGTTGGGTGCGCAGTATCGATTCTTAGATACCAAGTATTCCGGCACCGTCATGGGCGAATATATGCCTTACGATAAAAAAACTGGTACTGATCGCTGGAAGTATGATTGGCAACAGCGACAGGCGTTTAGTGGCGGCCTTGCTCCCGGAGGAGTTCCCTTGCCCGGCTCTTGGACGGGGTATGCCAATATGTCTCGGGTTTCAGATAATCTGTACCCTACAGATTTCTCCCAGAGCATTGCTGGAGCAATCACTAGTCAGTTCCGCCAGGAGGTTGGCACTACCAAAGGGTTGACTGGTAGTTTGAGTAATTGGAGTGTCTCTGCAAGAGCGTTGACTTTTCAAACTTTGCAGCCGGATCCTACCAATACAGTTCAGGCGCCATATAACATTCTGCCAAACATTACTGCTTCCTATAACAATCGCTTGACCCCAGCGGTAGCCGATGCAAGTGGAAAATATGTCACCTTGCCAACCGGTCCTGCAACCACTTTTTCTACGGACTACACTAGATTTGCGTACAACATTGGGGGCAATTTGGCTGCTACCGCCCCGGGTGTGTATAGCCAGGCCGATCGAACTGTAGTGAAGGGTGCGCTGGCTTTGCCGCAAGTCACGCCAGGCTATTACATCACTCCAAAAATAAGTTTTCAGTCAAACACTTATAACGCTACTCCGTTTGTAGCTAATGGAGCACCAGTTGCTCAGGGATTTACCATCCCCACTTTTAGTTTAGATTCTGCTTTGGCATTCGAAAGAGATGCCGCAGAATTGAAAGGATTTTTTGGTCGCGATATGTTGCTCACAATGGAGCCACGCGCCTTTTATGTTTATACCCCTTATCAAAGTCAGGCGCAGACCCCGATTTTTGATACTGCTGATGCTGGCTTTGGCGTCTCTCAAATTTTTAATGAAAATACTTTTATTGGTAATGACCGTATTGCTGACAATAATGCAGCCACGCTCGGTCTTACTAGTCGCATGATTGAGGCGAATACTGGTGCAGAACGCGCTAACGTGACAATTGCGCAAAAGCAGCAGTTCACTGGCCAACGTGTGGGCTTGAATGGCAACATTGTTAATCCCACTACCTACTCCGATACCTTGGGATCTGGTTCGGTGCGTTTGCTTGGTAACTTCAGTGCAGACTTATTTGGTCAGTACAACACCCAATTAAATCGTTTTGTACAGACGACGGTGGGTGGTAGTTGGCGTCCCACACAGGGTAGAAGTTTAAATTTTGGATACCGTAACGTTTGGTCTCCGCCGGTGCAGGCATCTATTCAAAATAATCAAGCATTTGTACCCTCATCAACTACTACTGATCAATATAACGTCTCAGGTCAATGGCCAATTACGCGAGAGGTTTCTGTTTTGGGGCGTTGGGGCTATGATGCTTTAAGTACAAAAACATTAAATAGCTTGGTGGCCCTAGAGTGGACTAAAGATTGCTGGACTTTCCGAAGTGCCTATTCTCAGGTTTTGAATACCTCCCAAATAACCACTACCTCAATACTGTTTCAGATTGAATTTAAGGGTTTTGGTAGTGCAGGAAGTAATCCAGTTGATATCATGAAGCTTAACGTTCCTGGATATATGCCTACCTCTAAGCCAATACCCCCCTCAATATACGAGAACTATCAATAA
- a CDS encoding phosphotransferase, which produces MTDSRLNTLRNWLKALEASWQLDLDSLVPASADASFRRYFRIASKNPNFGTLIVMDAPPQHEPLDAFIKVDLLLSGAGLNVPKILEQNLAEGFLLLNDLGTKTYLAELNVETADHLYQDATNALVLMQLASKPDVLPDYDAALLQRELDLFPEWYLKKHLKIELNAQQTEQLKKSFELIIENNLAQAKVYVHRDYHSRNLMVTEKNNPGVIDFQDAVYGPITYDASSLWRDAYIAWPEERVIDWVIKFWEAGRKASLPMPNDFGQFYRDFEWMGLQRHLKVLGIFARLFHRDGKDGYLKDIPLVLEYAIATANRYIELKPLARILESTRIHKD; this is translated from the coding sequence ATGACTGACTCACGCTTAAACACCCTCCGAAACTGGCTAAAAGCCCTAGAAGCTAGCTGGCAATTAGATCTAGACTCTTTGGTGCCAGCCTCGGCTGATGCCAGCTTTCGACGCTATTTCAGGATTGCGTCCAAAAACCCTAATTTTGGGACTTTGATCGTGATGGATGCGCCACCCCAACACGAGCCTTTGGATGCCTTCATTAAGGTTGATTTATTGCTTTCAGGAGCCGGCTTGAATGTGCCAAAAATTCTCGAGCAAAATCTCGCAGAAGGCTTCTTACTCTTAAATGATTTAGGCACAAAAACTTACCTAGCTGAACTCAATGTTGAGACAGCAGATCACCTATACCAAGACGCAACTAATGCACTAGTTTTAATGCAGTTAGCAAGCAAACCTGATGTATTACCAGATTATGATGCAGCACTTCTTCAGCGAGAGCTTGATTTATTTCCAGAATGGTATCTAAAAAAACATCTGAAGATTGAACTGAACGCGCAACAAACGGAGCAATTAAAAAAATCTTTTGAGCTCATTATTGAAAATAATTTAGCGCAAGCAAAGGTGTATGTTCATCGCGATTATCACTCTCGTAATTTGATGGTGACCGAAAAAAATAATCCTGGAGTGATTGATTTTCAGGATGCAGTTTATGGCCCAATTACCTATGATGCATCCTCGCTTTGGCGTGATGCCTACATTGCATGGCCAGAAGAGCGTGTAATTGATTGGGTTATTAAATTTTGGGAAGCGGGTCGCAAAGCGAGCTTACCAATGCCAAATGATTTTGGTCAGTTCTATCGTGATTTTGAGTGGATGGGTTTGCAGCGCCACCTCAAAGTCTTAGGTATTTTTGCAAGGCTATTTCATCGTGATGGCAAGGACGGTTACCTTAAAGACATTCCACTCGTGCTTGAGTATGCAATTGCAACAGCCAATCGTTATATTGAATTAAAGCCTTTGGCTCGCATTCTGGAATCGACTCGCATTCATAAAGACTAA
- the murU gene encoding N-acetylmuramate alpha-1-phosphate uridylyltransferase MurU, protein MNKSNLIPCFLLAAGRGERMRPLTDTLPKPLLKIQNKSLLVWHLEALAKANIQEVVINHAWLGEQIESTLGNGQQFGLHIQYSPEGSALETAGGICKALPIIAPDDYFLVINGDVFSPNLPIAHLLATASKMRADPNKPLAHLFMVPNPVQHPEGDFYLRDSVVSNSKSTGTEKLTFSGIGIYHKDLFKDLEFGAPAKLAPLLRAAMEHNKVTGEKYSGPWHDVGTPQRLQELKAAYE, encoded by the coding sequence ATGAATAAGAGCAATCTCATTCCTTGTTTTTTACTTGCTGCCGGCAGAGGTGAGCGTATGCGCCCTCTCACAGACACTCTTCCCAAACCCTTATTGAAGATTCAGAATAAATCGTTACTGGTATGGCACCTTGAAGCATTAGCAAAAGCAAATATTCAAGAGGTGGTTATTAACCACGCCTGGTTAGGAGAACAAATTGAATCGACACTTGGCAATGGTCAGCAATTTGGGCTCCACATTCAATACTCCCCGGAGGGGAGCGCACTAGAAACCGCTGGCGGCATTTGCAAAGCATTGCCCATCATCGCGCCCGACGATTACTTTTTAGTCATCAATGGGGATGTATTTAGTCCAAATCTACCTATAGCCCATCTTTTAGCAACGGCCTCCAAAATGCGCGCGGATCCCAATAAGCCTTTAGCGCACTTATTCATGGTTCCCAATCCAGTCCAACATCCAGAGGGTGACTTTTACCTTCGAGACTCCGTCGTGAGCAACTCCAAATCTACTGGCACAGAAAAGCTCACCTTCTCGGGTATCGGCATTTATCACAAAGACCTCTTTAAAGACCTGGAATTTGGAGCGCCTGCCAAACTAGCGCCCTTGCTGAGAGCTGCTATGGAGCACAATAAAGTGACTGGTGAAAAATATAGCGGTCCGTGGCACGATGTAGGTACACCACAACGCTTACAAGAGCTCAAAGCAGCATATGAATAA
- a CDS encoding aminopeptidase P N-terminal domain-containing protein — protein MNKTNIYQLRRNELAKHIFAKTGGGIAVVSTAPELTRNRDSDFPYRHDSDFYYLTGFEEPGATLVMKVDRNGGNFQLQSHLFCRPKDLEREIWDGIRLGPEAAPEILGIEYAHSNQELDRVLSELLADQDAIYIRLAESAEADRRLRHWMKKVRGQARSGINPPSEFHDVEVPLHEMRLFKDEHEIDTMRRAAAISARAHIRAIQICKPGMREYQLEAELLHEFRNSGAQSVAYNSIVAGGANSCILHYRAGSTELRSGELCLIDAGCELDGYASDITRTFPVNGKFTGPQRALYDITLAAQEAAIAMTKPGNTFMQPHEAALKVLTQGLLDEKLIKLSEVGSLENAIEVGAYRRFYMHRTSHWLGMDVHDVGSYREMGQESASEDKPWRILKSGMVITIEPGLYIRPADDLDEKFWNIGIRIEDDAVLNDSGCELISRGVPVKAEEIESLMKNA, from the coding sequence ATGAATAAAACGAATATTTATCAACTGCGTAGAAATGAATTAGCAAAACACATATTTGCTAAAACAGGCGGGGGTATTGCCGTTGTTTCTACTGCACCTGAACTGACCCGTAACCGCGATAGTGACTTTCCTTATCGACACGATAGTGACTTTTATTACCTAACGGGCTTTGAAGAGCCAGGTGCCACACTCGTGATGAAGGTTGATCGAAATGGGGGAAATTTCCAACTTCAATCCCACTTATTTTGTAGGCCAAAAGACCTTGAACGAGAAATTTGGGATGGCATTCGCCTTGGTCCTGAAGCAGCACCTGAAATTTTGGGTATTGAATACGCGCATAGCAACCAAGAATTAGATCGAGTGCTCAGTGAATTACTGGCTGATCAAGATGCAATCTATATTCGTCTTGCTGAGAGTGCTGAAGCGGATAGACGCTTGCGTCATTGGATGAAAAAGGTCCGAGGGCAAGCCCGCTCTGGGATCAATCCTCCTTCTGAATTTCATGATGTCGAAGTACCTCTTCATGAGATGCGCTTATTTAAAGATGAGCATGAGATTGATACTATGCGTCGTGCCGCAGCTATTTCTGCTCGTGCGCACATCCGCGCTATACAAATTTGTAAGCCGGGTATGCGTGAATATCAACTCGAAGCGGAATTGCTTCATGAGTTCCGCAATAGTGGCGCACAAAGCGTTGCATACAACAGCATTGTTGCTGGTGGCGCCAACTCTTGCATCCTGCACTATCGTGCAGGCTCAACTGAATTACGTAGCGGTGAGCTTTGTCTCATTGATGCTGGTTGTGAACTCGATGGTTATGCATCTGATATCACTCGGACATTCCCGGTAAATGGGAAATTCACCGGTCCACAACGCGCCCTCTATGACATTACCTTGGCAGCACAAGAAGCTGCAATTGCCATGACAAAACCGGGCAATACATTCATGCAGCCGCATGAGGCGGCGCTAAAAGTACTGACCCAAGGTTTGCTAGATGAAAAGCTCATCAAACTATCAGAAGTTGGATCATTAGAAAATGCTATAGAAGTAGGGGCCTATCGCCGCTTCTATATGCACCGTACCTCACACTGGCTAGGAATGGATGTGCATGACGTAGGTTCATACCGTGAAATGGGTCAAGAATCAGCTAGTGAAGATAAGCCATGGCGCATCCTGAAAAGCGGCATGGTAATTACGATTGAGCCTGGTCTCTATATCAGACCAGCGGACGATCTCGATGAGAAGTTTTGGAATATTGGCATCCGTATCGAAGACGATGCAGTTCTCAATGATTCTGGCTGCGAGCTCATTTCGCGTGGCGTCCCTGTCAAAGCGGAAGAAATTGAATCGCTTATGAAAAACGCGTAA
- a CDS encoding FAD-dependent monooxygenase encodes MSASNCDILIQGGGPVGLACAAWVLQKFPDAKLTLIDRNPEKDDDLVNADSRGIALSHGSKLLLDTIQAWPKESAQIYRVHVSQAGRFGRALMTREELNQDALGHIIRYRDIHITLRQALRAIQAKSNNFVWKHISKDIEEASLQAKCTVHAEGGLFKTQDWIESGRDYGQSALVGLVEVENAAPHHAWERFTAEGPLAVLPSHYGSNVLNLVWCGSPESSQYRLQLSDQDFLIALQKVFGSRIGRFLKIQDRRLYELGLNYRKEIAKDNEVWIGNAAQTLHPVAGQGLNLGLRDAFLLAEKLVGVFSGLAEDQSPADIQNALQSYAQSRKVDRTTTIGLTDFMARVFTSNLAPVALARGLALSALQWLPPVKTALARQMMFGRR; translated from the coding sequence ATGAGTGCTTCTAATTGCGATATTTTGATTCAAGGTGGTGGTCCAGTTGGACTAGCATGTGCCGCCTGGGTATTACAAAAATTTCCTGATGCAAAGCTCACACTAATAGATCGCAATCCAGAAAAGGATGATGATTTAGTAAATGCAGATAGCAGAGGCATAGCCCTATCGCATGGTAGTAAGTTATTACTAGATACGATTCAGGCATGGCCAAAAGAGTCTGCTCAAATATATCGTGTACACGTTTCACAAGCTGGGCGCTTTGGCCGAGCACTGATGACGCGTGAAGAACTCAATCAGGATGCGCTGGGCCATATTATTCGATATCGTGATATTCACATAACGCTTCGTCAAGCCTTGAGAGCCATTCAGGCAAAAAGTAATAACTTTGTTTGGAAGCATATTAGTAAAGATATTGAAGAAGCCAGTCTACAAGCCAAATGCACCGTGCATGCTGAAGGCGGTCTATTTAAAACTCAGGATTGGATAGAGTCTGGTCGCGACTATGGTCAGTCTGCTTTAGTCGGCTTGGTTGAAGTAGAAAATGCTGCTCCCCATCACGCATGGGAGCGCTTCACTGCAGAAGGCCCACTAGCTGTTCTGCCTAGTCACTATGGCTCCAATGTTTTGAATCTAGTATGGTGTGGATCGCCAGAATCCTCACAATATCGCTTACAACTTAGTGATCAAGATTTTTTAATTGCACTCCAAAAAGTGTTTGGGTCGCGCATTGGACGCTTTCTAAAAATTCAAGATCGTCGTCTTTATGAATTAGGACTGAACTATCGCAAAGAGATTGCCAAAGACAATGAAGTATGGATTGGTAACGCTGCACAAACCTTGCACCCAGTTGCAGGCCAAGGCTTGAACTTAGGGTTGCGAGATGCTTTTTTATTGGCAGAAAAATTAGTTGGCGTATTTTCTGGGTTAGCAGAAGATCAATCTCCAGCAGATATCCAAAATGCGCTCCAAAGCTATGCTCAAAGCCGCAAAGTTGACAGAACAACTACGATTGGCCTAACGGACTTTATGGCCAGGGTATTTACCTCTAATCTTGCTCCAGTAGCGTTAGCCAGAGGACTAGCTTTAAGCGCCCTTCAGTGGCTTCCGCCAGTAAAGACAGCCTTAGCCCGCCAGATGATGTTTGGTAGGCGCTAA
- the dusB gene encoding tRNA dihydrouridine synthase DusB, producing the protein MNIGPHLLANKLFVAPMAGVTDRPFRQLCKKLGAGYAVSEMVASNALLWKSEKTQRRANHIGEFKPIAVQIAGADPAMMAAAAKINVDHGAQIIDINMGCPAKKVCNVAAGSALLRDEPLVQQILEAVVNAVGVGPDAVPVTLKIRTGWDRQNKNAIEIARLAEKSGISMLTVHGRTRADLYHGEAEYETITAVKNNVGIPVVANGDITSPEKAEQVLKITGADAIMIGRAAQGRPWIFREINHYLETGGKLPTPEINEIQAIMNAHLLDHYEFYGEHIGLRTARKHIGWYCKGLRDSHAFRQRMNTADDCKTQLQMVNDYFDEMKLHSERLLFLEAA; encoded by the coding sequence ATGAATATTGGCCCCCACCTCCTCGCAAATAAGCTATTTGTGGCCCCTATGGCTGGGGTAACAGACCGTCCTTTTAGACAGCTGTGTAAAAAATTGGGTGCCGGTTATGCCGTTTCTGAAATGGTGGCTTCCAACGCCCTGCTTTGGAAAAGCGAAAAAACACAACGTCGCGCAAATCACATTGGCGAGTTCAAACCTATCGCAGTACAAATTGCCGGTGCCGATCCAGCAATGATGGCGGCGGCTGCAAAAATCAACGTTGATCATGGCGCCCAAATTATTGATATCAATATGGGTTGTCCAGCAAAGAAAGTATGCAACGTAGCAGCAGGTTCTGCATTGTTGCGTGACGAGCCTTTGGTTCAACAAATTCTAGAGGCAGTTGTCAATGCGGTTGGTGTGGGTCCAGATGCAGTACCAGTGACATTAAAGATTCGTACTGGATGGGATCGTCAAAATAAAAACGCGATTGAAATTGCACGTCTTGCAGAAAAATCAGGCATCTCCATGCTGACGGTTCATGGTCGCACTCGAGCCGACCTGTATCACGGAGAAGCAGAGTACGAAACTATTACTGCAGTTAAAAATAACGTAGGCATTCCGGTGGTTGCAAATGGCGACATTACTAGCCCTGAGAAAGCGGAGCAAGTTTTAAAGATCACCGGGGCTGATGCCATCATGATCGGACGTGCGGCACAAGGTCGCCCTTGGATCTTCCGCGAGATCAATCATTACCTTGAAACTGGTGGCAAGTTACCAACGCCTGAGATCAATGAGATTCAGGCGATTATGAATGCCCACCTATTAGATCATTATGAATTCTATGGTGAACATATCGGCCTTCGCACAGCTCGCAAGCATATCGGCTGGTATTGCAAAGGTTTACGTGACTCACATGCATTCCGTCAGCGCATGAATACTGCAGATGATTGCAAAACCCAATTACAAATGGTGAATGATTATTTTGATGAGATGAAATTGCATTCTGAACGCTTACTATTTTTAGAGGCAGCTTAA
- a CDS encoding helix-turn-helix domain-containing protein translates to MTNKHPITECIETQLQGYLNDLKGMAPTDIYQMVLAVVEKPMLELVMQHAKHNQSLAAQYLGINRNTLHKKLVEHQLLK, encoded by the coding sequence ATGACCAATAAGCACCCAATTACCGAATGTATTGAAACCCAATTACAGGGTTACCTAAATGACCTTAAAGGAATGGCACCAACTGATATCTATCAGATGGTTTTGGCTGTTGTAGAAAAGCCGATGTTGGAATTAGTCATGCAGCATGCGAAGCATAATCAATCCTTAGCTGCTCAATACCTTGGTATAAACCGCAACACACTTCACAAGAAGCTTGTTGAACATCAGCTGCTCAAATAA